A genome region from Thermococcus onnurineus NA1 includes the following:
- the rgy gene encoding reverse gyrase produces the protein MKAVYREMCPNCLGRISDERLCLKNPCNECLDETAHADSYFELITAVRNALQLKGTLKEWERIYELESGVREVEAFFENATGFTFWSAQRTWVKRLLKGRSFSIIAPTGMGKSTFGAFMALWHATKGKKSYIVVPTTPLVIQTVKKIQAIAEKSGVQINLAYYHGNLRKKEKEEMLAKIENDDYQILVTSAQWLARNFDEKLKGRRFDFIFVDDVDAFLKASKNIDRSLLLLGFTEEVINKAWEIIRLKKSMAKYINGRAEDRDERLKELNREIEKLQREIEEFKEKNGVGIMIIASATGSARGDRIKLYRELLGFEVGSGRSALRNVVDSYLMPTKDIKEHVEELLTRLGKGGIIFTPIDQGLAYAEELVNYLRGKGFRIELVSSKNKKAIERFEKGEADYLIGSATYYGSLVRGLDMPHLIRYAVFTGVPKFRFSIDLERPTIYRALGLLTEVMDFLNDEQRREAEKLHARLRRLIRNIPQFELLKIEEALAEGLPIDNSFHNHVLNVFRELVEFLRKVLRDEEVLRKLAEDPFISLKEEGGKWYIEIPDVRTYIQATGRTSRLFAGGITKGLSVLIVDNEKVFNGLVRQMRWRFTEFKMTPFEELNLDEILRQIDEDREKVRLVMEGKISAKVKDLVKSALMIVESPNKARTIANFFGQPSKRRIGDLVAYEVSIGNRMLTILASGGHMFDLVTNEGYHGVLIEEKDDMLKFIPVYDTIKRCRDCGHQFVDWEEKGICPRCGSTNVRDALENVKAMREIAQEVDEILIATDPDTEGEKIAWDIRNVLSPYTPNIKRIEFHEVTRPAILRAIEEAREVNEGRVNAQLVRRIEDRWIGFELSQELQRVFENRNLSAGRVQTPVLGWIIERYKEFTESETYFLGLTLENELSVTIELGKDAKEVEPPEEVLVEDVSLEERELNPAPPYTTDAMLKDASTFLKLSASETMRLAQDLFELGLITYHRTDSTHVSNTGIEVAKEYITQEVGEEYFRPRPWGEEGTHEAIRPTRPIDTGRLMQLIRDGIIQLSKNLTRNHYRLYDMIFKRFMTSQMKSAKVLYEKAIIDAKVGKAEIEGYVEVIEDGWTKLRSPPMRQLPRLEKGVSLKVVEAKKWKAPKVPLYTQGDIIALMKERKIGRPSTYAKIVQTLLQRYYVIETRGRKKLVPTDQGIKVYHYLISKYKELVGEEKTRELEEIMDMIEENKTDYQEVLRGLYSEIREYLK, from the coding sequence ATGAAGGCCGTTTATCGGGAGATGTGCCCAAACTGCCTCGGTAGAATCTCGGACGAGAGGCTCTGTCTGAAGAATCCCTGTAATGAGTGTCTCGACGAAACCGCTCACGCTGACTCTTATTTTGAGCTCATAACTGCCGTAAGAAATGCCCTTCAGCTGAAGGGCACGCTTAAGGAGTGGGAGAGAATATACGAACTTGAAAGTGGTGTGAGGGAAGTCGAAGCATTCTTCGAGAATGCAACCGGCTTCACCTTCTGGAGCGCCCAAAGGACGTGGGTCAAGAGGCTCCTCAAAGGAAGGAGCTTCTCGATAATAGCTCCGACTGGAATGGGCAAGAGCACCTTTGGCGCTTTCATGGCCCTCTGGCACGCCACCAAGGGCAAGAAGAGCTACATAGTGGTTCCGACTACCCCGCTCGTCATCCAGACTGTCAAGAAAATCCAGGCAATAGCTGAGAAATCAGGCGTCCAAATCAACCTCGCCTACTATCACGGCAACCTACGGAAGAAGGAAAAGGAAGAAATGCTGGCTAAAATCGAGAATGATGACTACCAGATACTCGTAACAAGCGCTCAATGGCTTGCAAGGAACTTCGACGAGAAGCTCAAAGGCAGGCGCTTCGACTTCATATTCGTTGACGACGTCGATGCCTTCCTAAAGGCGAGCAAGAACATAGACCGCTCGCTCCTCCTTCTGGGCTTCACGGAGGAGGTAATTAACAAGGCTTGGGAGATAATAAGACTCAAGAAGAGCATGGCCAAATACATCAACGGCCGTGCTGAGGATAGAGACGAACGCTTGAAGGAGCTCAATAGGGAGATTGAAAAGCTCCAGCGCGAGATCGAGGAGTTTAAAGAGAAGAACGGCGTCGGCATAATGATCATAGCATCAGCCACCGGAAGCGCCCGCGGCGATAGAATAAAGCTCTACCGCGAGCTGCTCGGCTTTGAGGTCGGAAGCGGCCGTTCAGCTTTGAGAAATGTTGTGGATAGTTATCTGATGCCTACCAAGGACATCAAGGAACACGTTGAGGAACTCCTAACCCGGCTCGGAAAGGGTGGAATCATTTTCACACCCATTGACCAGGGACTGGCCTACGCCGAGGAGCTGGTGAACTATCTAAGGGGGAAGGGCTTCCGCATCGAGCTGGTCTCTTCAAAGAACAAGAAGGCGATAGAGAGGTTTGAGAAAGGCGAGGCTGACTACCTCATCGGCTCGGCCACATACTACGGCTCCCTCGTTAGGGGTCTTGATATGCCACATCTCATACGTTACGCGGTTTTCACAGGCGTTCCGAAGTTCCGCTTCTCAATAGACCTTGAGAGGCCGACTATCTACCGTGCGCTTGGTCTGCTGACAGAGGTGATGGACTTTCTGAATGACGAGCAGAGGAGAGAAGCAGAAAAGCTCCACGCGAGACTTAGAAGGCTCATAAGGAACATCCCTCAGTTCGAGCTCCTCAAGATTGAGGAAGCTTTGGCCGAAGGCCTTCCGATAGACAACTCCTTCCACAACCACGTTCTCAACGTCTTCCGCGAGCTGGTGGAGTTTCTGAGGAAGGTTCTTCGCGACGAAGAAGTCCTCAGGAAGCTTGCCGAAGATCCGTTCATAAGCCTGAAGGAAGAGGGTGGGAAGTGGTACATTGAGATTCCCGACGTGAGAACTTACATACAGGCAACTGGAAGGACCAGCAGACTCTTTGCGGGTGGAATTACCAAGGGTCTCAGCGTCCTCATAGTGGACAACGAGAAAGTCTTCAACGGCTTAGTGAGGCAGATGCGCTGGCGCTTCACGGAGTTCAAGATGACTCCCTTTGAGGAGCTGAACCTCGATGAAATCCTCAGGCAGATAGACGAGGACAGGGAGAAGGTCAGGCTCGTCATGGAGGGCAAGATAAGCGCCAAGGTTAAAGACCTCGTTAAGTCGGCCCTCATGATTGTCGAGAGTCCTAACAAGGCAAGGACGATAGCCAACTTCTTCGGCCAGCCCAGTAAGAGGCGCATTGGAGATTTGGTGGCCTACGAGGTGAGCATAGGCAACAGAATGCTCACCATTCTGGCCAGCGGTGGGCACATGTTCGACCTCGTTACGAACGAAGGCTACCACGGCGTTCTGATTGAGGAAAAAGATGACATGCTCAAGTTCATCCCGGTTTACGACACCATCAAGCGCTGCCGCGACTGTGGACATCAGTTCGTTGACTGGGAGGAGAAAGGCATCTGTCCTCGCTGCGGCTCGACCAACGTCCGCGATGCCCTGGAGAATGTGAAGGCGATGCGCGAGATTGCCCAGGAGGTTGACGAGATACTAATCGCCACGGACCCAGATACCGAGGGAGAGAAAATAGCCTGGGATATCAGGAACGTTCTCTCGCCCTATACACCCAATATCAAGCGCATAGAGTTCCACGAGGTTACGAGGCCAGCCATACTTAGGGCAATTGAAGAGGCGCGCGAGGTAAACGAGGGCCGCGTCAATGCCCAGCTTGTGAGGCGCATAGAGGACAGGTGGATAGGCTTCGAGCTGAGCCAGGAACTCCAGAGGGTCTTCGAGAACCGCAACCTCTCTGCCGGAAGGGTTCAGACTCCTGTTCTTGGGTGGATAATCGAGCGTTATAAGGAGTTCACGGAAAGCGAAACTTACTTCCTTGGTTTGACCCTCGAGAACGAGCTCAGTGTAACAATCGAACTCGGCAAAGATGCAAAAGAAGTTGAACCGCCGGAAGAGGTTCTCGTTGAAGATGTAAGCCTCGAGGAGCGCGAGCTGAATCCTGCTCCACCGTACACAACCGATGCCATGCTCAAGGATGCGTCAACATTCCTCAAGCTCTCTGCCTCTGAGACGATGCGCCTCGCTCAGGATCTCTTCGAGCTCGGTCTTATCACATACCACAGAACAGACTCAACCCACGTCAGCAACACGGGAATTGAGGTTGCCAAGGAATACATCACCCAGGAAGTTGGCGAGGAGTACTTCAGGCCGAGACCGTGGGGGGAGGAGGGAACCCACGAGGCCATAAGGCCAACGCGGCCGATAGACACAGGTCGCTTGATGCAACTCATCCGCGACGGCATAATCCAGCTCTCCAAGAACCTCACCAGGAACCATTACCGGCTCTACGACATGATATTCAAGCGCTTCATGACAAGCCAGATGAAGTCGGCAAAAGTTCTCTATGAGAAGGCAATAATCGATGCAAAAGTTGGAAAGGCCGAGATCGAAGGTTATGTGGAAGTAATTGAGGACGGCTGGACCAAGCTCAGAAGTCCTCCCATGAGGCAGCTCCCGAGACTTGAAAAGGGAGTCAGTCTCAAGGTCGTTGAGGCAAAGAAGTGGAAGGCACCTAAGGTTCCACTCTACACCCAGGGAGACATAATAGCCCTCATGAAGGAGCGCAAGATTGGTAGGCCTTCGACTTACGCCAAAATCGTTCAGACACTCCTCCAGCGCTACTACGTCATAGAAACCCGTGGAAGAAAGAAGCTCGTACCAACCGATCAGGGTATCAAGGTCTATCACTATCTCATAAGTAAATATAAGGAACTAGTCGGCGAGGAGAAGACAAGGGAACTGGAGGAGATAATGGACATGATAGAGGAGAACAAGACAGACTATCAGGAAGTGCTCAGGGGACTATACAGTGAGATACGGGAGTACTTGAAATGA
- the trmBL2 gene encoding HTH-type transcriptional regulator TrmBL2, with protein MVKDRMVELLQEHFELNLYEARAYVALVGFGVLTPAELASVSEVPAPRTYDVLRSLEKKGFAISQPGKVNKYRPVHPQNILEKFIEEWQERVAEELEAKKKAKEELLELMSPLIETEIPKYGVEKVWVVRGIRNATLKTKEMFEEVKEQILLADDGYIAINLESDILKAIDNGAKAKIIVTENIYHRLSTSKILDYYKAGKLELKVIDKLELPMLICDDEVFFALEDMAARYFNYETQIWIKDFRVKALFENKFNEYWEKAKKA; from the coding sequence ATGGTTAAGGATAGGATGGTTGAGCTCCTTCAGGAGCACTTTGAGTTGAACCTCTACGAGGCCAGAGCGTACGTGGCACTGGTTGGCTTCGGTGTTCTTACCCCAGCTGAGCTGGCCAGCGTTTCAGAGGTCCCGGCTCCAAGAACCTATGACGTTCTCAGGAGCCTCGAGAAGAAGGGTTTTGCCATAAGCCAGCCCGGTAAGGTCAACAAGTACAGGCCGGTTCACCCCCAGAACATTCTCGAGAAGTTCATCGAGGAGTGGCAGGAGCGCGTCGCTGAGGAGCTTGAGGCCAAGAAGAAGGCGAAGGAGGAGCTCCTCGAGCTCATGAGCCCGCTTATTGAGACCGAGATTCCTAAGTACGGCGTCGAGAAGGTCTGGGTCGTTAGGGGTATAAGGAACGCCACCCTCAAGACCAAGGAGATGTTTGAGGAAGTCAAGGAGCAGATCCTTCTGGCTGACGACGGCTACATCGCCATCAACCTCGAGAGCGACATCCTCAAGGCCATCGACAACGGCGCCAAGGCCAAGATAATCGTCACCGAGAACATCTATCACAGGCTTAGCACTTCAAAGATACTCGACTACTACAAGGCCGGCAAGCTTGAGCTCAAGGTCATCGACAAGCTTGAGCTTCCGATGCTCATCTGCGACGACGAGGTCTTCTTCGCCCTTGAGGATATGGCTGCTAGGTACTTCAACTACGAGACCCAGATCTGGATCAAGGACTTCCGCGTCAAGGCCCTCTTCGAGAACAAGTTCAACGAGTACTGGGAGAAGGCCAAGAAGGCCTGA
- a CDS encoding ArsR family transcriptional regulator produces the protein MKNVRVMKALEDGPKTIEEIAEITKLPKMEVRRYLLRFLEQGKVESYQKNGKLFWKIKEKDEKEEEFKYV, from the coding sequence ATGAAGAACGTCAGGGTTATGAAGGCTCTTGAGGACGGGCCTAAAACCATCGAGGAGATAGCAGAGATCACCAAGCTCCCAAAAATGGAAGTGAGACGATATCTGCTCCGCTTCCTCGAGCAAGGTAAGGTCGAGAGTTACCAGAAAAACGGAAAACTCTTCTGGAAGATTAAAGAGAAGGACGAAAAAGAGGAAGAGTTCAAGTACGTCTGA
- a CDS encoding Sjogren's syndrome/scleroderma autoantigen 1 family protein produces the protein MVLKGPTEEEMRTVLMPLMLSGAKMLDRHCSKCGSPLFEKDGRVFCPICEHRAKQRKAEMEGIEERLMEKLNELANSMPEDLIELEKHLRVMEKIIELLERYRKLGGGE, from the coding sequence ATGGTATTGAAAGGGCCCACTGAGGAAGAAATGAGAACCGTTCTTATGCCACTGATGCTTTCCGGGGCAAAGATGCTCGACAGACACTGCTCCAAGTGTGGCTCTCCGCTCTTTGAAAAGGATGGAAGGGTTTTCTGCCCGATATGCGAACACAGGGCAAAGCAGAGGAAGGCTGAGATGGAAGGCATCGAGGAGAGGCTCATGGAGAAACTTAACGAGCTGGCAAATTCCATGCCCGAAGATCTTATCGAACTTGAAAAACACTTAAGAGTTATGGAGAAGATAATCGAACTGTTAGAGAGATACCGGAAACTGGGGGGAGGAGAATGA
- a CDS encoding arginase family protein, translated as MVTFIPFGEKPNRDGVLYVLQLLRRNKLIEDYMIVESSRVELLAERIPQDKAYIIGDHLATYGIVEKLKPGSLISLDAHTDLMHDYLDHGSWLAYALEEHILNRAVVLAPVLMIPTTERTQLWTRRVKIFPALLRSRKVRGKWRAYKNLQTNSLDEILAETKKYLGDEIYLTIDMDVLKPEYKIARFQHGELSLEELLEILEEIKRRFKIVAFDIAEVSDRIRRSRLGKKAFIEVFQLLMG; from the coding sequence ATGGTAACGTTCATCCCCTTCGGCGAGAAGCCTAACCGCGACGGTGTTCTCTACGTTCTGCAACTTCTTAGAAGGAACAAGCTCATAGAGGATTACATGATAGTCGAATCGAGCAGAGTCGAACTTCTGGCTGAAAGGATACCTCAAGACAAGGCTTACATAATAGGGGATCATCTTGCCACATATGGCATTGTGGAGAAGCTCAAGCCGGGCTCTCTGATAAGTCTCGACGCTCATACCGATCTGATGCACGACTACCTTGACCACGGCTCGTGGCTCGCTTATGCCCTCGAGGAGCACATCCTTAACCGGGCCGTTGTTCTTGCCCCGGTTTTGATGATTCCGACAACGGAGAGAACCCAGCTCTGGACGAGGAGGGTTAAAATCTTCCCGGCTTTGCTAAGGAGCAGGAAGGTCCGCGGGAAGTGGAGGGCATACAAAAACCTACAGACTAACTCACTCGACGAGATACTGGCTGAGACTAAGAAATATCTCGGCGATGAGATTTACCTGACCATTGACATGGACGTCCTGAAGCCGGAGTACAAGATAGCCCGCTTCCAACACGGGGAACTGAGCCTCGAGGAACTCTTGGAAATCCTTGAGGAAATAAAGAGGAGATTCAAGATAGTTGCTTTCGACATAGCCGAGGTGTCTGACAGAATAAGGCGTTCTCGCCTCGGAAAAAAAGCCTTCATTGAGGTCTTCCAGCTGCTAATGGGGTGA
- the hxlAB gene encoding bifunctional 3-hexulose-6-phosphate synthase/6-phospho-3-hexuloisomerase produces the protein MILQVALDLTDIEQAISIAEKAAKGGAHWLEVGTPLIKKEGMRAVELLKRRFPDRKIVADLKTMDTGALEVEMAARHGADVVSILGVADDKTIKDAVDVARRYGIRIMVDLIGVKDKVKRAKELEKMGVHYILVHTGIDEQVQGKSPMEDLEKVVKAVSVPVAVAGGLNLETIPKVIELGATIIIVGGAITKAKDPEDVTRKIIDLFWGEYMMTIRKAMTDILEHINQVAESIKLEQVRGFVDAMIGANKIFIYGAGRSGLVGKAFAMRLMHLDFNVYVVGETITPAFEPGDLLIAISGSGETKSIVDAAEIAKRQGGKVVAITSYANSTLGKLSDVVVEIPGRTKADIPTDYIARQMLTKYKWIAPMGTLFEDSTMIFLDGIIALLMATFQKTEKDMKKKHATLE, from the coding sequence ATGATACTCCAGGTTGCCCTTGACCTGACTGACATTGAGCAGGCAATTTCTATCGCTGAGAAGGCCGCTAAAGGTGGCGCTCACTGGCTTGAGGTTGGAACTCCCCTCATTAAGAAGGAAGGCATGCGCGCCGTCGAGCTTCTCAAGAGGCGCTTTCCGGACAGGAAGATCGTCGCGGACCTAAAGACCATGGACACCGGTGCCCTGGAAGTCGAGATGGCAGCCAGGCACGGTGCTGATGTTGTTTCTATTCTTGGCGTAGCCGACGACAAGACCATCAAGGACGCTGTCGACGTCGCCAGGAGATATGGAATCCGGATCATGGTGGATTTAATCGGCGTTAAGGACAAGGTCAAGCGCGCCAAGGAACTTGAGAAGATGGGCGTTCACTACATCCTTGTCCACACGGGCATAGACGAGCAGGTCCAGGGCAAGAGCCCAATGGAGGATCTTGAGAAAGTCGTCAAGGCCGTCAGCGTTCCTGTGGCTGTTGCCGGCGGCTTGAACCTCGAGACCATCCCGAAGGTCATAGAGCTCGGTGCGACGATAATCATAGTTGGCGGAGCCATAACCAAGGCGAAGGACCCTGAGGACGTCACTAGGAAGATAATCGATCTCTTCTGGGGCGAGTACATGATGACCATCAGGAAGGCCATGACTGATATCCTGGAGCACATCAACCAAGTTGCTGAGAGCATAAAGCTCGAGCAGGTCAGGGGCTTCGTCGATGCCATGATCGGAGCCAACAAGATATTCATCTATGGCGCCGGAAGGAGCGGTTTGGTCGGAAAGGCCTTCGCAATGAGGCTCATGCACCTCGACTTCAACGTCTATGTCGTCGGTGAGACGATAACTCCTGCCTTCGAGCCGGGAGACCTGCTCATAGCCATCAGCGGTTCCGGCGAGACCAAGAGCATCGTTGACGCTGCTGAGATAGCCAAGAGACAGGGCGGAAAGGTTGTAGCAATAACTTCCTATGCCAACTCAACCCTTGGAAAACTCTCCGATGTTGTCGTTGAGATACCCGGAAGAACAAAAGCTGACATACCGACGGACTATATTGCCAGGCAGATGCTTACCAAGTACAAGTGGATAGCGCCGATGGGCACCCTCTTTGAGGACTCTACCATGATATTCCTCGACGGCATAATAGCTCTCCTAATGGCCACCTTCCAGAAGACCGAAAAGGATATGAAGAAGAAGCATGCGACCCTTGAGTAA